The Gemmatimonadaceae bacterium DNA segment CCCCACTCAGAAGACGCTGAGCTGCGATACATACGCATCAGCGAACTCAGATGCGATCGCAATGGACGGTCTGTGATGGACTTTCGGAGGGATTCCCAAGGCGACAACCTGATGTCTCCCCAGGTCACGCTGTCGTGAGAGCGCATGCAGGCCCATGGCATGAACACGACCTGTCCGTAATCGGGCTCTGCCACTCAAGACTCTCCAGTTGACTTCGAGCACGCGCGCGTCAACATAACGTTTGCTTCTGCTGCAGACACTCCATAAGATGCGACCGCGTAGCGGTCGCTACAATAGCGTGGCTGACAGCAGCAAGCTTCGTTATGCCGTCCCCTTCCGAGGCGCTATTCACTCGGCATCGGCGTGGCGACCAACATCGAGCTTACGAGTAGAACGAGCAACCCCGCGCCAAGCTCGACGAGCGACGATCGACGCAGAGCGGCGCTGCCTGACGGCGCTCCGAGCGAAGGCAACACGCGCCGCCAGTTGTACAAGCCCGTTCCCGCCACGATCGCCAGCAACGACAGCTTGACGAGCAGCGTACGCCCGTAAGGGCTCTGCCAGAGAGCCGCGACGCCTCCGAGATTGACCCAGGCGGTGGCGAGTCCGGTGACGCCGAGAAAGGCCGCGAACAACAGCGCGGTGGGGCTGAAGGCGCGCAGTAGTGCTGCGACGCGTAAGTCAGGATCGCCTCCTCCGTCGGAACCGATGCGAATGGCGGCCGGAACAGAGACGAAAGTGAGCAGGGCGAGGCTCCCGATCCACCCGCCGGCGCCAATGATGTGAACGAGCTGCGCGGCGATCGCCAGCAACGGCATCGCGGCGGCAGCGGGGTGACCGGACCAAGGTTGAGTGGCGGCGAAGACAAGGACTGCAGCCGAGGCAGCCGCCCAATGACTCGGAGTGGCACTTCGAAGACGTGGTGCCAGCCAAGTGACGGTTGCGGCGCTCGCGATCGCGACCCACCAGCTCCGCCCCCAACCGGCGCGGAAAAGGAGCGTCGAAAGCGACTCCGCGGACGGCTTGACGTCCGCACCGAACACGGCGGCGTGCTGCGCGCCGAGTCGCGCGAATGTGGCGACGACCGCCACGACTCCCAATCCGTCGATCCATCGCGCAAGCTGAACATCCGATGCTGCGCGAAGTACATCGGCATCAGGCCCCGCGTACCGCCGCAGCACGACGAACCGCAATGCGAGCGCCCCGAGCAGCAGAACGCTACAGAGCGAGAGCACCGCGCGAATGCCGACATACGCGAGCGACTCGACGCCGAACTCGGAAGCGACTGGCATCCGACCGCCTTAGCGGCGCTCGGGACGGCTTGCACCAGGAGCCGCCGCAAGCACTTCGAAACTGAACGCTCCGCGCACCGGATGTCCGTCGTCACCCGTGACTTGCCACCGCACGGTGTAGCGACCGGGCGCGAGGGTACCGACGATGGTGGCAGTGACGGACTTGTCGTCGCCGGCGACGAGTCTGAGTGAGTCCAGTCGCACTGCCATCTCGCCGTGATGCAAGGAGACGCGGGTGAGCGCGAGGTCAAGCGCTTCATTAAAGCTCAGCGTCACCTGCTGCGGTGGCGAGTTCGTCCGGCCGTCCGCTGCCGGGGTTGACTTGAGAAGTCGCGGATGTGCGCTGGCAGCGCTGAGCGGCGCGACGAGTACAAGCGCGGCGCCAAGGACCACGAAAGGTGTGCGGAGGTTCATTGCGGGGGCGGGAGAAAGTGAGTCGTTTACGCTGTGTAAAGCATACGAGATCAGGCCCGCGCTGCGCAAGGGCGGGCGTTGTTCCATCCTCCCGGAACTAGCGGCTTGTGCGGCGACCGATCTCGTGAGGACACCCCGTGCCCTCGGCGCTAAGGACCACCCACCCCCTGCAGAACAGATGCGTGAGCGGATTCTCTCCCGGATGGTCGCAG contains these protein-coding regions:
- a CDS encoding CopD family protein — encoded protein: MRFVVLRRYAGPDADVLRAASDVQLARWIDGLGVVAVVATFARLGAQHAAVFGADVKPSAESLSTLLFRAGWGRSWWVAIASAATVTWLAPRLRSATPSHWAAASAAVLVFAATQPWSGHPAAAAMPLLAIAAQLVHIIGAGGWIGSLALLTFVSVPAAIRIGSDGGGDPDLRVAALLRAFSPTALLFAAFLGVTGLATAWVNLGGVAALWQSPYGRTLLVKLSLLAIVAGTGLYNWRRVLPSLGAPSGSAALRRSSLVELGAGLLVLLVSSMLVATPMPSE
- a CDS encoding copper resistance protein CopC, yielding MEQRPPLRSAGLISYALHSVNDSLSPAPAMNLRTPFVVLGAALVLVAPLSAASAHPRLLKSTPAADGRTNSPPQQVTLSFNEALDLALTRVSLHHGEMAVRLDSLRLVAGDDKSVTATIVGTLAPGRYTVRWQVTGDDGHPVRGAFSFEVLAAAPGASRPERR